The following are encoded together in the Pelorhabdus rhamnosifermentans genome:
- a CDS encoding bifunctional diguanylate cyclase/phosphodiesterase, with protein MTNSAAGIQRMSLDDFANTLPGVVYQFCVLKNGERKLLYISGGVKELFGCSPQEAYDDFNIIIAQIHPEERELHQKSICHATHKLLPWSVERRLKSVEGRDKWIEIKGVPKKLADGTVLWNAMILDISERKEMQAEIEILSTRDVLTGLPNRSFFSEQLRIALQHTKENPDHLFAVLIIGLDQFSVVNDSLGHNQGDILLRLVARRLISSVAAGDTVARFSDDKFLILLHEVENMQHAIYMAEQIRQSFEAPFILGPHRMFMTVTIGAVLSATDGKEAGDMLRNAHSALDRAKRNNRGGIEIFKAEMYNNALNTLKLHSELRNAIEHNQFFLHYLPIVSLKSGRIMGVEALIRWQHPQRGIVPPNEFIPAAEETSLISKIGTWVLEKACQDVQSWHKLGFRHIRLAVNFSAQQFITKDVIHLLEVMSTYNIIPQMLELEITERTAMLNTGQTRPILEELHDMGIGISIDDFGTGYSSLSYLKRLPCHVLKIDKSFVNDITDDQDAAIIAKTIIAMGHTLGLSVIAEGVERHEQLKLLKSFGCDEMQGFFFSRPVSSEQMIEMLQREKSI; from the coding sequence ATGACTAACAGTGCTGCAGGTATTCAACGCATGAGTTTAGATGATTTTGCGAATACTTTACCAGGTGTAGTTTACCAATTTTGTGTATTAAAAAATGGCGAACGCAAACTTTTATATATAAGCGGCGGTGTAAAAGAACTTTTTGGGTGCTCACCTCAAGAGGCTTATGATGATTTTAATATTATTATAGCGCAAATTCATCCCGAAGAGCGTGAATTACATCAAAAATCAATTTGCCATGCTACGCACAAATTACTTCCCTGGAGTGTTGAACGTCGTTTAAAGTCAGTTGAAGGTAGAGATAAGTGGATTGAAATCAAAGGGGTGCCTAAGAAATTAGCTGATGGAACTGTTCTTTGGAATGCCATGATTTTAGATATTTCTGAGCGTAAAGAGATGCAGGCCGAAATTGAGATTTTAAGTACGCGTGATGTTTTAACTGGCCTCCCCAACCGGTCTTTTTTTTCTGAACAACTTCGTATTGCACTGCAGCATACGAAAGAAAATCCTGATCACTTGTTTGCTGTTTTAATTATTGGTTTAGATCAATTTTCGGTTGTCAATGACAGCCTCGGTCATAATCAAGGGGATATTTTGTTGCGATTAGTAGCCCGACGATTGATAAGTAGTGTAGCGGCTGGTGATACAGTTGCTCGGTTTAGTGACGATAAATTCTTGATTCTATTACACGAAGTCGAAAATATGCAGCATGCCATTTATATGGCTGAGCAGATTCGGCAGTCCTTTGAAGCACCCTTTATTTTAGGTCCTCATCGCATGTTTATGACTGTAACGATTGGCGCTGTCTTAAGTGCAACTGACGGTAAAGAAGCAGGTGATATGCTGCGCAATGCTCATAGTGCATTGGATAGAGCCAAGCGTAATAATCGAGGTGGAATTGAAATATTTAAGGCAGAAATGTATAATAATGCGCTAAACACGTTGAAATTGCATTCGGAATTAAGGAATGCTATTGAACATAACCAATTTTTCCTTCATTATTTACCCATTGTATCACTCAAGAGTGGTAGAATTATGGGAGTTGAAGCCCTCATCCGTTGGCAGCATCCACAACGCGGAATCGTTCCCCCAAATGAATTTATTCCTGCAGCAGAGGAAACCAGTCTTATATCTAAGATTGGCACCTGGGTGTTAGAAAAAGCTTGTCAGGATGTGCAATCATGGCACAAGTTGGGCTTTCGCCATATTCGATTGGCTGTTAATTTTTCAGCCCAACAATTTATTACGAAAGATGTGATCCATCTTTTGGAAGTGATGTCTACTTATAATATTATTCCGCAAATGTTGGAACTGGAAATAACCGAGCGAACTGCCATGCTCAATACGGGACAAACTCGTCCCATTTTGGAGGAATTGCACGATATGGGTATTGGCATATCTATCGATGATTTTGGTACAGGCTATTCTTCGTTAAGTTATTTAAAGCGTCTTCCATGTCATGTTCTTAAAATCGATAAATCTTTTGTAAATGATATTACGGATGATCAGGATGCGGCAATTATTGCCAAAACTATTATTGCCATGGGGCACACCCTCGGACTATCTGTTATTGCCGAGGGTGTTGAGCGACATGAGCAACTAAAGTTGCTTAAATCTTTTGGGTGCGATGAAATGCAGGGATTCTTTTTTAGTCGTCCTGTTTCTTCAGAGCAAATGATTGAGATGTTACAAAGAGAAAAGTCCATATGA